In Alloyangia pacifica, the following proteins share a genomic window:
- the fdxA gene encoding ferredoxin FdxA, with product MTYVVTENCIACKYTDCVEVCPVDCFYEGENTLVIHPDECIDCGVCEPECPADAIRPDTEPDMEKWVEFNRKYAELWPVIITKKDPLPEAEERDGEADKMTKYFSEAPGEGD from the coding sequence ATGACCTACGTCGTCACCGAAAATTGTATCGCCTGCAAATACACCGATTGCGTGGAAGTCTGCCCGGTGGACTGTTTCTACGAGGGCGAGAACACGCTGGTGATCCATCCCGACGAATGCATCGACTGCGGCGTCTGCGAGCCGGAGTGCCCGGCTGACGCGATCCGCCCGGACACTGAACCGGACATGGAGAAATGGGTCGAGTTCAACCGCAAGTACGCGGAACTCTGGCCGGTGATCATCACCAAGAAAGACCCGCTGCCGGAAGCCGAAGAGCGCGACGGCGAAGCGGACAAGATGACCAAGTACTTCTCGGAAGCACCCGGCGAGGGCGACTGA
- a CDS encoding RNA-binding S4 domain-containing protein, translated as MADPALKLRIDKWLWQARFFKTRGLSAKAVSAGVRVNGLNVSKPAFNVGPGDVLTFSQARQVRVIKVVALGERRGPAPEAQQLYEDLDPPQPRSEDDVPPVQRLEGNSRPTKRDRRKLDLDRGRALE; from the coding sequence GTGGCTGATCCGGCTCTGAAGCTCCGTATCGACAAATGGCTCTGGCAGGCCCGCTTCTTCAAGACGCGGGGCCTGTCGGCCAAGGCGGTCTCCGCTGGGGTCCGGGTCAACGGGCTCAACGTGTCGAAGCCGGCCTTCAACGTGGGGCCGGGGGACGTTCTGACCTTCAGCCAGGCGCGTCAGGTGCGCGTGATCAAGGTCGTGGCGCTCGGCGAGCGCCGCGGCCCGGCGCCCGAGGCGCAGCAGCTCTACGAGGATCTTGATCCTCCGCAGCCCAGATCCGAGGATGACGTTCCGCCGGTCCAGCGCCTCGAAGGCAATTCTCGTCCCACCAAGCGCGACCGCAGGAAACTCGATCTTGATCGCGGCCGGGCGCTTGAATGA
- the metZ gene encoding O-succinylhomoserine sulfhydrylase, with amino-acid sequence MAEFKKASRTELVHGGTKRSQWGELSEAIFLTQGFAYDSAEQAEARFIKTEPDEFIYARYGNPTVAMFEERIALLEGAEDAFATASGMAAVSGALTAMLKAGDRVVAARALFGSCLYVLETILTRFGVEVAFVDGADLEQWQEALKPGADLVFFESMSNPTLELVDIEAVAKLAHAAGAKVVVDNVFSTPVYSRAIEQGADVVVYSATKHIDGQGRALGGVILGSREIIRGVIEPYMKHTGGSMSPFTAWIMLKGLETIDLRVRAQTASAEAIAKAVITHPKVARVSYPGLESHPQNALALRQLGAGGTMVAFEIEGGKEAAFRFCNALKVILISNNLGDAKSIATHPATTTHQRLSPEQRQGLGIADGLIRLSVGIEDTGDLVADIQQALDVA; translated from the coding sequence ATGGCAGAATTCAAGAAGGCATCGCGGACCGAGCTGGTCCATGGCGGCACCAAGCGCAGCCAGTGGGGAGAGTTGAGCGAGGCCATCTTCCTCACCCAGGGCTTTGCCTATGACAGCGCCGAGCAGGCCGAGGCGCGCTTCATCAAGACCGAGCCGGACGAATTTATCTACGCCCGCTACGGCAACCCCACCGTCGCCATGTTCGAAGAGCGCATCGCGCTCTTGGAAGGCGCCGAGGATGCCTTTGCCACTGCCTCGGGCATGGCTGCCGTATCTGGCGCGCTGACGGCGATGTTGAAGGCCGGCGACCGCGTCGTCGCGGCGCGCGCGCTCTTCGGCTCGTGCCTTTACGTGCTCGAAACGATCCTGACCCGCTTCGGCGTCGAGGTGGCCTTTGTCGACGGGGCCGATCTGGAACAATGGCAAGAGGCGCTGAAGCCGGGCGCCGATCTGGTCTTCTTCGAGAGCATGTCCAACCCGACGCTGGAACTGGTCGATATCGAGGCCGTGGCCAAGCTGGCCCATGCGGCCGGCGCCAAGGTGGTTGTCGACAACGTCTTCTCGACCCCGGTCTACAGCCGCGCCATCGAGCAGGGCGCCGATGTGGTGGTCTATTCCGCCACCAAGCACATCGACGGCCAGGGCCGGGCGCTTGGCGGGGTGATCCTCGGCTCGCGCGAGATCATCCGTGGCGTGATCGAGCCCTACATGAAGCACACCGGCGGCTCGATGAGCCCCTTCACCGCCTGGATCATGCTCAAGGGTCTCGAGACGATCGACCTGCGGGTGCGTGCCCAGACGGCCTCTGCCGAGGCGATCGCCAAAGCGGTCATCACCCACCCCAAGGTGGCCCGTGTGAGCTACCCTGGGCTGGAGAGCCACCCGCAGAACGCCCTGGCGCTGCGTCAGCTTGGCGCAGGGGGCACGATGGTCGCCTTTGAGATTGAAGGCGGAAAAGAGGCAGCCTTCCGCTTCTGCAACGCGCTCAAGGTGATCCTGATTTCGAACAACTTGGGGGACGCGAAATCCATCGCCACGCACCCCGCAACGACGACCCACCAGCGCCTGTCCCCCGAGCAGCGTCAAGGACTTGGGATCGCGGACGGGCTGATCCGGCTCTCGGTCGGCATCGAGGATACCGGCGATCTTGTTGCAGATATTCAACAAGCTCTGGATGTTGCGTAA
- a CDS encoding helicase-related protein yields the protein MAQRARIAAVLGPTNTGKTHYAIERMLAHRTGMIGLPLRLLAREVYDKVVAARGPSVAALVTGEERIVPPRAQYWICTVEAMPEGMGCDFVAIDEIQLCADPERGHVFTDRLLRMRGLHETLFLGADTMRGPISQLVKGVEFMRRDRMSQLMYSGSKKISRMQPRSAIVGFSVDNVYAIAELLRRTKGGAAVVMGALSPRTRNAQVDLYQNGDVDYLVATDAIGMGLNLDVDHVAFSALWKFDGRRMRELQPNELAQIAGRAGRGMRDGTFGTTGEAGQIPEDWVEAITSHSFTPLRKLNWRNPQLNFGSPEALIASLEKAPDDPSLVKAREADDLMSLKSLNSQAEVRARASDPASVKLLWDVCRIPDFRGISHNEHAALLQVIYQHLHERGEIPRDFMARQVKRIDRTDGDIDALSKRLAFIRTWTYVAQRKGWVDDESHWREATRAVEDALSDALHARLTQRFVDRRTSVLMRRLKQKEALLAEVNENGEVTVEGEFVGRLEGFRFRQDAGATGQEAKTLKTASLQALAPHFHLRADRFYNAPDTEIDFTEQGGLMWGDQAVGKLVKGDDALKPRVAVFVDDEAGADVAQKVERRLQHFIDRKIAALFEPLVNMQNDEALTGLARGFAFRLVESMGVIPRGQVADEVKQLDQDARGALRKHGVRFGQYTIFMPLLLKPAPTRLRLVLWSLANDLDSFPEAPPPGLVTVPNMREVPMAHYTLSGYRPAGERAIRIDMLERLADMLRSEDSRGGFEAKADMLSITGMTLEQFSDLMQGLGYRAEKGERTKVRAADKVVTETSDPSGVPGEDTPVFDAAQEEEATPAAMADPAEAPEAADLVAGSESIDDEGVAPIAETPAAVDVDDHIPEASETELLPGDAPDAALAGPETEVFYTFTWGGNRGARGGRQGGRDDAREGTREGGHGGREGGRQARGKGGPKAGGKPRGKGGPKGGPKGAPKGPKTFESRPEKKDRIDPDNPFAAALMGFNKGKS from the coding sequence ATGGCCCAACGCGCTCGGATCGCGGCCGTTCTCGGCCCGACCAACACAGGCAAAACCCATTACGCCATCGAACGGATGCTGGCGCACAGGACCGGCATGATCGGCCTGCCGCTGCGGCTTCTGGCGCGCGAGGTCTACGACAAGGTCGTGGCCGCCCGCGGCCCCTCGGTGGCGGCGCTGGTGACCGGCGAAGAGCGGATCGTGCCGCCGCGCGCGCAATACTGGATCTGCACCGTCGAGGCGATGCCCGAAGGCATGGGCTGCGACTTCGTGGCCATCGACGAGATCCAGCTCTGCGCCGACCCCGAGCGCGGCCATGTCTTCACCGACCGGCTGCTGCGCATGCGCGGCCTTCACGAGACGCTGTTCCTCGGCGCGGACACCATGCGCGGGCCGATCTCGCAGCTGGTCAAGGGCGTGGAGTTCATGCGCCGCGACCGGATGAGCCAGCTGATGTACTCGGGCTCGAAAAAGATCAGCCGCATGCAGCCGCGCAGCGCCATCGTCGGCTTCTCGGTGGACAACGTCTATGCCATCGCCGAGCTCTTGCGACGCACCAAGGGCGGGGCGGCGGTGGTGATGGGCGCGCTCAGCCCGCGCACCCGCAACGCGCAGGTCGATCTCTACCAGAACGGCGATGTCGATTACCTCGTGGCCACCGATGCCATCGGCATGGGGCTCAACCTCGATGTCGATCACGTGGCGTTTTCCGCGCTGTGGAAGTTCGACGGGCGGCGGATGCGCGAGCTTCAGCCGAACGAGCTGGCGCAGATCGCCGGCCGCGCGGGGCGGGGCATGCGCGACGGCACCTTCGGCACCACCGGCGAAGCCGGGCAGATCCCGGAGGACTGGGTCGAGGCGATCACCAGCCACAGCTTCACGCCGCTCAGGAAGCTCAACTGGCGGAATCCCCAGCTGAATTTCGGTTCGCCCGAGGCGCTGATCGCCTCTCTCGAGAAGGCGCCGGACGACCCCAGCCTGGTCAAGGCGCGCGAAGCCGACGACCTGATGTCGCTCAAATCGCTCAACTCGCAGGCGGAGGTCCGCGCGCGCGCGTCCGATCCCGCTTCGGTCAAGTTGCTCTGGGACGTCTGCCGTATTCCCGATTTCCGCGGGATCAGCCATAATGAACACGCGGCGCTTTTGCAGGTGATTTACCAGCACCTGCACGAGCGCGGAGAAATCCCGCGAGACTTCATGGCGCGGCAGGTGAAACGCATAGATCGAACCGATGGGGACATTGATGCGTTGTCGAAACGTCTGGCATTTATCCGCACTTGGACTTACGTGGCGCAACGCAAAGGTTGGGTCGATGACGAAAGCCATTGGCGCGAGGCAACCCGCGCGGTAGAAGATGCCCTGTCCGACGCGCTCCACGCGCGTCTTACGCAAAGATTTGTTGACCGGCGCACGTCAGTGCTGATGCGGCGGTTGAAGCAGAAGGAGGCCCTCTTGGCCGAGGTGAACGAGAACGGAGAAGTGACCGTCGAAGGCGAATTCGTCGGTCGGCTCGAAGGGTTCCGCTTCCGGCAGGATGCCGGCGCGACGGGACAGGAAGCGAAGACGCTGAAGACGGCGTCGCTGCAGGCGCTCGCGCCGCATTTCCACCTGCGGGCGGATCGCTTCTATAACGCGCCCGATACCGAGATCGACTTCACCGAGCAGGGTGGCCTCATGTGGGGCGACCAGGCCGTGGGCAAGCTGGTCAAGGGTGACGACGCTCTTAAGCCGCGCGTCGCGGTCTTCGTCGATGACGAGGCCGGTGCGGATGTGGCGCAGAAGGTCGAACGCCGCCTGCAGCATTTCATTGATCGCAAGATCGCCGCGCTCTTCGAGCCGCTGGTGAACATGCAGAACGACGAGGCGCTGACCGGGCTCGCCCGCGGCTTCGCCTTCCGTCTGGTCGAATCGATGGGCGTCATCCCGCGCGGCCAGGTGGCCGACGAGGTGAAGCAGCTCGATCAGGACGCCCGCGGCGCGCTGCGCAAGCACGGCGTGCGCTTCGGTCAGTATACGATCTTCATGCCGCTGCTGCTCAAGCCCGCACCGACGCGCCTGCGTCTGGTGCTGTGGTCGCTGGCCAACGATCTCGACAGCTTCCCCGAGGCGCCGCCGCCGGGTCTGGTGACCGTGCCCAACATGCGCGAAGTGCCGATGGCGCATTACACCCTGTCGGGCTACCGCCCCGCCGGTGAGCGCGCGATCCGCATCGACATGCTCGAGCGTCTCGCCGACATGCTGCGGAGCGAGGACAGCCGCGGTGGCTTCGAGGCCAAGGCCGACATGCTGTCGATCACCGGCATGACGCTCGAACAGTTCTCGGACCTGATGCAGGGCCTCGGATACCGCGCCGAAAAGGGCGAGCGCACCAAGGTGCGCGCGGCCGACAAGGTGGTGACCGAGACATCCGATCCTTCGGGCGTCCCGGGCGAGGATACGCCGGTCTTCGACGCCGCGCAGGAAGAAGAGGCGACCCCCGCCGCGATGGCCGATCCGGCCGAAGCGCCCGAGGCCGCCGATCTTGTTGCCGGTAGCGAGTCGATCGACGACGAGGGCGTGGCACCGATCGCCGAGACGCCGGCGGCGGTGGACGTCGACGACCACATTCCCGAGGCCTCGGAAACCGAGCTGCTGCCGGGCGATGCCCCGGACGCGGCGCTGGCCGGTCCCGAGACCGAGGTGTTCTACACCTTCACATGGGGTGGCAACCGCGGCGCACGCGGCGGCCGTCAGGGTGGCCGCGACGATGCCCGTGAGGGCACTCGCGAGGGTGGTCACGGAGGCCGCGAAGGCGGTCGCCAGGCGCGCGGCAAGGGCGGCCCCAAGGCCGGCGGCAAGCCCCGCGGCAAGGGCGGCCCCAAAGGTGGACCGAAGGGCGCTCCGAAAGGGCCCAAGACCTTCGAGTCGCGCCCCGAGAAGAAGGACCGGATCGATCCGGACAACCCCTTCGCGGCGGCGCTCATGGGCTTCAACAAGGGCAAGTCCTGA
- a CDS encoding CarD family transcriptional regulator: protein MTKTKKNEFRPNDYVVYPAHGVGQIMSIEEQEIAGLKLELFVISFEKDKMTLRVPTHKATEIGMRSLSSPDVVSQAMKTLKGKAKVKRAMWSRRAQEYEQKINSGDLIAIAEVVRDLHRADDQREQSYSERQLYEAALERLTREVAAVSGGDEVAAARQVDEVLGLRAA, encoded by the coding sequence ATGACCAAGACCAAGAAGAACGAATTCCGCCCGAATGACTACGTGGTCTACCCGGCCCATGGCGTGGGTCAGATCATGTCGATCGAGGAGCAGGAAATCGCCGGCCTCAAGCTGGAGCTTTTCGTGATCTCCTTTGAGAAGGACAAGATGACGCTGCGGGTCCCGACCCACAAGGCGACCGAGATCGGCATGCGCTCGCTGTCCTCGCCGGATGTCGTGAGCCAGGCGATGAAGACGCTCAAGGGCAAGGCCAAGGTCAAGCGCGCCATGTGGTCCCGCCGTGCGCAGGAATACGAACAGAAGATCAACTCGGGTGACCTGATCGCGATTGCCGAAGTGGTGCGCGACCTGCACCGTGCCGATGACCAGCGCGAGCAGAGCTACTCCGAGCGTCAGCTTTACGAAGCCGCGCTCGAGCGCCTGACCCGCGAAGTGGCCGCCGTCTCGGGCGGCGACGAAGTGGCTGCAGCCCGCCAGGTGGACGAGGTTCTCGGCCTGCGTGCCGCCTGA
- the folE2 gene encoding GTP cyclohydrolase FolE2, translating to MNVYSPVVDRNPSRDDAEAALALLRQWTQVADDSEITDLDPALLKLLGAAQDYPIFSRQYPEGFSVDDAYKTSLPDLQNGPASLIRGENVRIQHVGISNFRLPISYRLKNGSSLMLETSVTGTVSLEADKKGINMSRIMRSFYIHAEKSFSFGVIEAALSDYMSDLESFDARIQMRFSFPMTVTSLRSGLSGYQYYDLALELVEQNGVRQRIAHLDYVYSSTCPCSLELSEHARQFRGQLATPHSQRSVARVSVVLEDDSDDCLWFEDLVGLCRGAVPTETQVMVKREDEQAFAELNAANPIFVEDAARLFAEAMAGDARIGDFRVMCSHQESLHSHDAVALLTQGPTFAQTSLDPTLFPSLIHRG from the coding sequence ATGAATGTGTATTCGCCGGTAGTAGACCGCAACCCAAGCCGTGACGACGCAGAAGCCGCACTGGCCCTTCTCCGTCAGTGGACCCAAGTAGCCGACGACAGTGAAATTACCGATCTCGACCCCGCGCTTCTGAAACTCCTCGGCGCCGCGCAGGACTATCCGATCTTCTCGCGCCAGTACCCCGAGGGGTTCTCGGTCGACGACGCATACAAAACGTCCTTGCCTGACCTGCAAAACGGTCCGGCCTCGCTCATTCGTGGCGAAAATGTGCGCATTCAGCACGTCGGCATTTCGAATTTCCGCCTGCCCATCAGTTACCGGCTGAAGAATGGCTCGTCGCTCATGCTCGAGACCTCGGTCACTGGCACGGTCAGCCTCGAGGCCGACAAGAAGGGCATCAACATGTCGCGCATCATGCGCAGCTTCTACATCCACGCCGAAAAGAGCTTCAGCTTCGGCGTGATCGAGGCGGCGCTGAGTGACTACATGTCGGATCTCGAGAGCTTCGACGCGCGCATCCAGATGCGCTTCTCCTTCCCGATGACGGTGACGAGCCTGCGCTCGGGCCTGTCGGGCTACCAATACTACGACCTGGCATTGGAACTGGTGGAGCAGAACGGCGTGCGCCAGCGCATCGCCCATCTCGATTACGTCTACAGCTCGACCTGCCCCTGCTCGCTGGAGCTTTCGGAGCATGCTCGCCAGTTCCGTGGCCAGCTGGCCACGCCGCACTCGCAGCGCTCGGTGGCGCGCGTGTCGGTGGTGCTCGAGGACGACAGCGACGATTGCCTGTGGTTCGAGGACCTCGTGGGCCTGTGCCGCGGCGCGGTGCCGACCGAGACCCAGGTCATGGTCAAGCGCGAAGACGAGCAGGCCTTTGCCGAGCTCAACGCCGCCAACCCGATCTTCGTCGAGGATGCGGCGCGGCTCTTCGCCGAGGCGATGGCCGGGGATGCCCGGATCGGCGATTTCCGCGTTATGTGCAGTCACCAGGAGAGCCTGCACTCGCATGACGCGGTGGCGCTGCTGACTCAGGGGCCGACCTTTGCCCAGACCAGCCTCGATCCGACGCTCTTCCCGAGCCTGATCCACCGGGGGTGA
- a CDS encoding NAD(P)/FAD-dependent oxidoreductase has translation MPQSSKPPQIVIVGAGTAGLNLATRLSRRLGQAGKAEITLVDENLSHMWKPSLHEFAAGTKGFDEEISLLEHSHRNEYNFRLGRFTGIDREKRLVELQAVNDPSNRPLAPKRALPYDILVLAIGSRSNDFRTPGVAENCMMLDTPAQAKRLQAELLNLFLRFQTGALGTAEKLELTIIGAGATGVELAAELREAAGQFARNGIHKVRRPDAVTIRLIEAAPRVLSALPETISAKVARHLRELHIDVMTGARVARIEPGSVALADGTTLSSNLTVWAAGVRAPEVIGQLDGFETGSLGRLKVRPTLQTFADESIYALGDCADCAWPAKETSLPPRAQVATQQAEFMERQIVAQVAGKPLRDFSYADHGSLVAISNEGAVGSLMGKAIGTITIEGWLARRAYRSLHFLHRKSVLGPWRATMGSLLGGASSRIRPKLKLH, from the coding sequence ATGCCCCAATCCTCCAAGCCCCCCCAGATCGTCATCGTCGGTGCCGGCACCGCCGGCCTGAACCTCGCCACCCGCCTCAGCCGACGCCTCGGCCAGGCCGGCAAGGCCGAGATCACCCTCGTCGACGAGAACCTCTCGCACATGTGGAAGCCGTCGCTGCACGAGTTCGCCGCAGGGACCAAGGGGTTCGACGAGGAGATCAGCCTGCTCGAGCATTCCCACCGAAACGAGTACAACTTCCGCCTCGGCCGGTTCACCGGCATCGACCGCGAGAAGCGGCTTGTGGAGCTGCAGGCGGTGAACGACCCCAGCAACCGCCCACTCGCCCCCAAGCGCGCCCTGCCCTATGACATCCTCGTGCTCGCCATCGGCAGCCGCTCAAACGACTTCCGCACGCCGGGCGTCGCTGAGAACTGCATGATGCTTGACACACCGGCGCAGGCCAAGCGCCTGCAGGCCGAGCTGCTGAACCTCTTCCTGCGCTTCCAGACCGGCGCGCTCGGCACAGCCGAGAAGCTCGAGCTGACCATCATCGGCGCGGGGGCAACCGGCGTCGAGCTGGCCGCCGAACTGCGCGAGGCCGCCGGGCAGTTTGCCCGCAACGGCATCCACAAGGTGCGCCGCCCCGACGCGGTGACCATCCGCCTGATCGAGGCGGCACCGCGCGTGCTGAGCGCCCTGCCCGAGACCATCTCGGCCAAGGTCGCCCGCCACCTGCGCGAGTTGCACATCGACGTGATGACCGGCGCCCGGGTGGCCCGGATCGAGCCCGGCTCGGTGGCGCTCGCCGACGGCACCACGCTCAGCTCCAACCTGACCGTCTGGGCAGCGGGGGTGCGCGCGCCCGAGGTGATCGGACAACTCGACGGATTCGAGACCGGCAGCCTCGGCCGTCTCAAGGTGCGCCCCACCCTGCAGACCTTCGCTGACGAGAGCATTTACGCGCTCGGCGATTGCGCCGATTGCGCCTGGCCCGCAAAGGAGACCTCGCTGCCGCCACGTGCCCAGGTTGCCACCCAGCAGGCCGAGTTCATGGAGCGCCAGATCGTCGCGCAGGTCGCCGGCAAGCCGCTCAGGGACTTCTCCTACGCCGACCACGGCTCGCTGGTGGCGATCAGCAACGAGGGCGCAGTGGGCTCTCTGATGGGCAAGGCGATCGGCACGATCACCATCGAGGGCTGGCTGGCGCGGCGCGCCTACCGTTCGCTGCATTTCCTGCACCGCAAGTCGGTGCTGGGCCCCTGGCGCGCCACCATGGGCTCCCTGCTCGGCGGCGCCTCGAGCCGCATTCGCCCCAAGCTGAAGCTGCACTGA
- a CDS encoding monovalent cation:proton antiporter-2 (CPA2) family protein, with protein sequence MESALFQASIYLAAAVIAVPIATRLGLGSVLGYLLAGIIIGPGLHLVSHTDDLRHFAEFGVVMMLFIIGLELEPRALWDMRHRLIGLGGLQILLTMAAITAVVMGLGTAWTTALAAGMVFALSSTAIVLQTLSEKGLMQTAGGRSAFSVLLTQDIAVIPMLILLPLLGAPVAASLGADGAIQLPEGDHGAHGMSLVAGLPGWAVALVTLGAVALIILAGIYGARPLFRHINASHLPEMFTAVALLIVVGIAFLMGQVGLSPALGTFLAGVVLANSEFRHQLESDIEPFKGLLLGLFFITVGAGLSFADFLREPFVLLGITLGLILVKGAILYVLGGLFHLRGRDRMLFTLSLAQAGEFGFVLISFALQQSVMTEAFGQRLLMVVALSMLITPALFILYDKLSAKLEDKSDSRPDDRIDREGPIILAGIGRFGQIVNRLVQSSGYKTVVIDHDMQTIELMRQFGVKGFFGDPTRPELLHAAGISKAKVLVAALDDPKATTKLVRFAKRIRPEIFIIARARDRTHVYELYQAGADKIVREMFDSSLRAGRYVLEQVGLTEYEAAIAEETFYHHDRETMRELATLWEPGTPPSQNPAYVRRARELEKDLETALFSALEAERHDAA encoded by the coding sequence ATGGAAAGCGCGCTTTTTCAGGCCTCCATCTATCTCGCGGCAGCGGTGATCGCCGTGCCGATCGCAACGCGCCTGGGGCTCGGCTCGGTGCTGGGCTACCTGCTGGCGGGGATCATCATCGGACCGGGCCTGCACCTCGTCTCGCACACCGACGACCTGCGCCATTTCGCCGAGTTCGGCGTGGTCATGATGCTTTTCATCATAGGGCTCGAGCTCGAGCCGCGCGCGCTCTGGGACATGCGGCACCGGCTGATCGGGCTCGGCGGGCTGCAGATCCTGCTGACCATGGCGGCGATCACGGCGGTGGTCATGGGGCTTGGCACGGCCTGGACCACCGCCCTCGCAGCGGGCATGGTCTTTGCCCTGTCGTCCACCGCCATCGTGCTGCAGACGCTCTCGGAAAAAGGGCTGATGCAGACCGCCGGCGGGCGCTCTGCCTTTTCCGTGCTGCTGACACAGGACATCGCGGTGATCCCGATGCTGATCCTGTTGCCGCTGCTTGGCGCGCCCGTGGCGGCCTCGCTCGGCGCCGACGGCGCGATCCAGCTGCCCGAGGGCGATCATGGCGCGCATGGCATGTCGTTGGTCGCCGGCCTGCCCGGCTGGGCCGTGGCGCTTGTGACCCTCGGCGCGGTGGCGCTGATCATCCTCGCGGGCATCTATGGCGCGCGGCCGCTCTTCCGGCACATCAATGCGTCGCACCTGCCCGAGATGTTCACCGCCGTGGCACTGCTGATCGTGGTCGGCATCGCCTTCCTCATGGGGCAGGTCGGCCTCTCGCCGGCGCTCGGCACCTTCCTTGCCGGCGTGGTGCTGGCGAACTCGGAATTCCGTCACCAGCTGGAAAGCGATATCGAGCCCTTCAAGGGGCTGCTTCTGGGGCTCTTCTTCATCACCGTGGGCGCGGGGCTGAGCTTCGCCGACTTCCTGCGCGAACCCTTCGTGCTGCTGGGCATCACGTTGGGGCTGATCCTCGTCAAGGGTGCAATCCTCTACGTGCTGGGCGGGCTCTTCCACCTGCGCGGGCGCGACCGCATGCTCTTCACCCTGTCGCTGGCGCAGGCAGGCGAGTTCGGTTTCGTGCTGATCTCCTTTGCGCTGCAACAGAGCGTGATGACCGAGGCCTTCGGCCAGCGCCTGCTGATGGTGGTGGCGCTGTCGATGCTAATCACCCCGGCGCTCTTTATCCTCTATGACAAGCTCTCGGCCAAGCTCGAGGACAAGTCAGACAGCCGCCCGGATGACAGGATCGACCGCGAGGGGCCGATCATCCTCGCCGGGATCGGGCGCTTCGGGCAGATCGTCAACCGGCTGGTGCAAAGTTCGGGCTACAAGACGGTCGTGATCGATCACGACATGCAGACCATCGAGCTGATGCGGCAATTCGGTGTCAAGGGTTTCTTCGGCGACCCCACCCGCCCCGAGCTGCTGCACGCGGCGGGCATCTCCAAGGCCAAGGTTCTGGTGGCCGCGCTCGACGATCCCAAGGCCACCACCAAGCTCGTACGCTTCGCCAAGCGCATCCGGCCCGAGATCTTCATCATCGCCCGCGCCCGCGACCGCACCCATGTCTACGAGCTCTACCAGGCTGGGGCGGACAAGATCGTGCGCGAGATGTTCGACAGCTCGCTGCGCGCCGGGCGCTACGTGCTCGAGCAGGTGGGGCTGACCGAATACGAGGCCGCCATCGCCGAGGAAACCTTCTATCACCACGACCGCGAGACCATGCGCGAGCTGGCCACGCTCTGGGAGCCAGGCACACCGCCATCGCAGAACCCGGCCTACGTGCGGCGCGCGCGCGAGCTCGAGAAGGATCTCGAAACGGCGCTGTTCAGCGCGCTCGAGGCCGAGCGGCACGACGCGGCCTGA